Proteins encoded by one window of Filimonas effusa:
- a CDS encoding TetR/AcrR family transcriptional regulator: MPTQVLQKEDLNKDILAVSGNLFGQFGFKKTTVEDIAKEIGRRKSSLYYYYKSKEEIFEAVVNEEMHRFFRQIKRSVAQAVGARQKLLMYCRAKFHHLALLCNLNGILKGEVQEVQCIATPLRHKFDTTQVALVREILQEGVASNEFKTMSGGEMDSFAYIIVSSVKGLESPLVLNKQEPDLNARIESIVALMVEGIGKQEITPSAS, translated from the coding sequence ATGCCAACACAAGTGCTTCAAAAAGAGGATTTAAACAAAGATATCCTAGCTGTATCAGGGAATTTATTCGGGCAATTCGGTTTTAAAAAAACCACGGTAGAGGATATTGCCAAAGAAATTGGTAGAAGGAAGAGTTCGCTTTATTATTACTACAAAAGCAAAGAAGAGATATTTGAGGCGGTAGTAAATGAAGAAATGCATCGCTTTTTCCGGCAGATCAAAAGATCTGTAGCCCAGGCAGTAGGCGCCAGGCAAAAGCTCCTGATGTATTGCCGGGCCAAATTTCATCACCTGGCCTTATTATGCAATCTGAATGGCATATTGAAAGGTGAAGTGCAGGAAGTACAATGTATTGCCACTCCCTTACGCCATAAATTCGACACTACCCAGGTAGCCCTGGTACGCGAAATATTACAGGAAGGTGTCGCCAGCAACGAATTTAAAACAATGAGTGGAGGAGAAATGGACAGCTTCGCCTACATTATAGTAAGCTCTGTAAAAGGATTGGAGTCACCGCTTGTACTCAACAAACAGGAACCCGACCTCAATGCAAGAATAGAATCTATTGTAGCCTTAATGGTAGAAGGCATCGGCAAACAGGAAATTACGCCGTCAGCCTCATAA
- a CDS encoding sterol desaturase family protein produces the protein MPKNYISNSTESSRMFKSSLLESLSKVHFTVPLFIYIPVIAYLSYLSIAAGTVLGYLGYLVLGFAIWTVTEYILHRFVFHFVPKSKWGLRLHFIFHGVHHDYPRDKMRLVMPPSASIPMALILYFFFGLFFAVKANFYAFFGGFLIGYLMYDMMHYAMHHYNFKSGIMKRIKQHHMLHHYSDPDKGYGVSSALWDKIFRSDFPK, from the coding sequence ATGCCTAAAAACTATATTTCAAATTCTACAGAGTCTTCCAGGATGTTTAAAAGCAGTCTCCTGGAGAGTTTGTCAAAGGTTCATTTTACGGTCCCTCTTTTTATTTATATTCCTGTGATAGCTTATCTGAGCTATCTTTCTATCGCGGCAGGTACGGTACTGGGTTATTTAGGATACCTGGTATTGGGTTTTGCTATCTGGACTGTGACGGAGTATATTTTACATCGTTTTGTATTTCATTTTGTTCCTAAATCGAAATGGGGTTTACGCCTGCATTTTATATTTCATGGTGTACACCATGATTATCCGCGTGATAAGATGCGGCTGGTGATGCCACCTTCGGCAAGCATTCCCATGGCATTGATACTATATTTTTTCTTTGGGCTTTTTTTTGCGGTGAAGGCTAACTTTTATGCCTTTTTCGGCGGCTTCCTGATCGGTTACCTGATGTATGATATGATGCATTATGCCATGCACCACTACAATTTTAAGAGTGGTATCATGAAAAGGATCAAACAGCATCATATGCTGCATCATTATTCTGATCCGGACAAAGGATATGGTGTAAGTTCTGCGCTATGGGACAAGATCTTTCGCTCTGATTTTCCAAAGTAA
- a CDS encoding S41 family peptidase — MNPRVILSCFVFGSLILSSCHKSKDNGDNTELPATPTTGTAVELNMDTLYLYASQTYLWYDALPSYESFNPRQYSGTDELQSFKKELFALSQIKVNPETNAPYEYSGSTTQAKYSFAEAQSTTGQTGQVAAVTLEGKGNDLGMELAIVNGSSVYIRYVNQGSPADLAGLTRGCRITQLNNTAVTVNASALNSALAQSSLPVTVVKPDGNTLSATLQKAAYTSSPILKTKVFTSGSKKIGYIAFARFSVLSGTQTALDQAFASFATAGVTDMVIDLRYNGGGYVSTAEYFANLLAPASANGAVMYKESFNKLMQEGKASILKYLPYLDEKKQPVLKRDGTAASYADVDFSESGNTRKFSKKGSLQDQANIVFIVSGNTASASELLLNSLKPYVPVKLVGVKTYGKPVGFFGINISKYTVYMSQFTSVNSKGEGAYFNGIAPDIAGVDDVRYDFGDAAENNLSKALSYLTNNAIPASGGRINGRDASALEVSSTREAEFTGMVELRTNFK; from the coding sequence ATGAATCCTCGAGTAATACTTTCCTGTTTCGTTTTTGGAAGCTTAATATTAAGTTCCTGCCATAAGTCAAAAGATAATGGCGATAATACGGAGTTACCTGCGACGCCTACTACCGGCACTGCGGTTGAACTTAACATGGATACGTTATATCTGTATGCGAGCCAGACCTATCTCTGGTATGATGCGCTTCCTTCTTATGAAAGCTTTAATCCGAGGCAGTATTCAGGAACGGATGAACTTCAGAGTTTCAAGAAAGAGCTTTTTGCTTTGTCTCAAATAAAAGTAAATCCCGAGACCAATGCTCCTTATGAGTATTCAGGCAGTACAACGCAGGCAAAGTATTCTTTTGCAGAGGCGCAGTCTACTACCGGGCAAACGGGCCAGGTTGCGGCTGTTACATTGGAAGGGAAGGGGAATGATCTGGGAATGGAACTGGCTATTGTGAATGGATCAAGTGTATATATCCGTTATGTAAACCAAGGTTCACCTGCTGACCTGGCGGGATTAACGCGTGGATGCCGTATCACCCAGTTGAATAATACCGCTGTAACTGTGAATGCATCGGCTTTAAACAGTGCGCTTGCTCAAAGCAGTCTTCCGGTAACTGTAGTAAAACCGGATGGTAATACATTAAGTGCGACGTTGCAAAAGGCTGCCTATACCAGCAGTCCGATACTAAAAACAAAGGTGTTTACTTCGGGCAGTAAAAAGATAGGCTATATTGCTTTTGCACGGTTTAGTGTATTATCTGGTACACAGACTGCGCTGGACCAGGCATTTGCAAGTTTTGCAACTGCCGGTGTGACTGATATGGTTATTGATCTCCGTTATAATGGTGGTGGCTATGTATCTACTGCAGAATATTTTGCCAACCTGCTGGCTCCGGCTTCGGCTAATGGCGCTGTTATGTATAAGGAGTCATTTAATAAACTGATGCAGGAAGGCAAGGCAAGCATTCTGAAATATTTGCCGTATCTCGATGAGAAAAAGCAGCCTGTTCTTAAAAGGGATGGTACTGCTGCAAGTTATGCCGATGTTGATTTTTCTGAATCCGGCAACACGCGCAAGTTTTCTAAAAAGGGTTCGCTGCAAGACCAGGCAAACATTGTTTTTATAGTTAGCGGCAATACGGCTTCTGCGAGTGAGTTGCTTTTGAATAGCCTGAAGCCTTATGTTCCGGTGAAATTAGTTGGCGTTAAAACCTACGGTAAACCCGTAGGCTTTTTTGGTATTAATATCAGTAAGTATACTGTTTATATGTCGCAGTTTACAAGTGTCAACAGCAAGGGTGAGGGTGCTTATTTCAATGGTATAGCACCTGATATCGCCGGTGTTGATGATGTGAGATATGATTTTGGTGATGCTGCTGAGAACAATCTTTCGAAAGCACTTTCTTACCTGACCAATAATGCTATCCCTGCTTCCGGCGGCCGCATAAACGGGCGTGATGCTTCAGCATTAGAGGTATCTTCTACCCGGGAAGCTGAGTTTACCGGCATGGTGGAATTAAGGACCAATTTCAAGTAG
- a CDS encoding phosphatase PAP2 family protein: protein MNNYRSDLRKNVIVSGLISAAYLLLSFWLIGFKSDQLVLVAIFNILFLVSGVTRKFIVGFSVFIIFWILFDYMKAFPNYRFNTVHIGSLYEAEKSLFGIMIGGKVYTPNEYWVINNNSFLDVFSGFAYLCWIPVPLVFAGRLFFKDRKRFFYFSLSFLLINLIGFIGYYVYPAAPPWYVQQYGFTFNPSTPGNTAGLARFDKFFNVSVFSGLYSKSSNVFAAMPSLHSAYPTLVLYYGLKGRMGLINIFFAVVTAGIWFAAVYSSHHYVLDVMAGISCAVLGIVLFHYMQATRWFQQFLSHLMRLTA, encoded by the coding sequence TTGAACAACTATCGGTCAGACCTTCGTAAAAACGTTATCGTTTCGGGTCTTATTTCTGCGGCTTACCTTCTTTTATCCTTCTGGTTAATTGGCTTCAAGTCGGATCAGTTGGTTTTGGTTGCCATCTTTAATATTCTCTTCCTGGTATCGGGTGTTACGCGGAAGTTTATTGTAGGCTTTTCGGTGTTCATTATATTCTGGATACTGTTTGATTATATGAAGGCGTTTCCAAATTATCGCTTTAACACGGTGCATATTGGAAGCCTGTATGAGGCAGAAAAAAGCCTGTTTGGTATAATGATCGGCGGGAAGGTTTATACGCCTAATGAATATTGGGTTATCAATAACAATAGCTTCCTGGATGTATTCAGCGGGTTTGCTTATTTGTGCTGGATCCCTGTTCCTTTAGTATTTGCGGGGCGTTTGTTCTTTAAAGACCGGAAGCGGTTCTTTTATTTTTCTCTTAGTTTCTTATTGATCAATCTTATCGGGTTTATCGGGTATTATGTTTATCCGGCTGCGCCACCATGGTATGTGCAGCAATATGGGTTTACGTTTAACCCATCTACTCCGGGTAATACGGCCGGGCTTGCCCGTTTTGACAAATTCTTTAACGTGTCCGTTTTTTCCGGATTGTATTCGAAGAGTTCCAATGTATTTGCGGCTATGCCTTCGCTGCATTCTGCTTATCCTACGCTTGTGTTATACTACGGGCTAAAGGGCAGGATGGGGCTTATCAATATCTTTTTTGCCGTGGTAACTGCGGGGATATGGTTTGCGGCAGTTTATAGCAGCCATCATTATGTATTGGATGTAATGGCGGGTATCAGCTGTGCTGTACTGGGGATCGTCCTATTCCATTATATGCAGGCTACGAGATGGTTTCAGCAATTTCTTTCACATCTTATGAGGCTGACGGCGTAA
- a CDS encoding DUF4833 domain-containing protein — MSVRTGIQLGIYKVINPFVRLLIKMGLTPNAVTTIGLLLNIGVAVIFIKGAEVGHRGDLSYVGWAGALVLFAGLFDMLDGQVARLGNMSSRFGALYDSVLDRYSEMVLFLGICYYLVAHHYFFSSLFAFIAMIGSIMVSYTRARAEGLGIECKDGFMQRPERVILIGITAIACGVTAYYIGGDYKLYIKGFRYHVFETMSVFTLPLTFMAIMTNITAIGRLRGAKKTMELKEALEKEEQQKAKVSVIGNVNKVLVFLFVSLFAWNARAAATEPQDTFPTPPRGADHLFYLQRTPNANTIMYELNYKDGVLDADEPIKVFWIRYTEKRQKQDLSFIQRKFAYGLKSKALGNGKYELHFVSYKKMPLYLERSAVDKHYHVYATVNNKYMRIGRIFIYINGGSMFSPNIEYVEIKGSDPVSGKEMVERIKI, encoded by the coding sequence ATGTCTGTCCGTACGGGTATACAATTGGGCATTTACAAAGTAATCAATCCTTTCGTAAGGTTATTGATTAAAATGGGGCTTACCCCCAATGCAGTAACCACTATTGGGTTGTTGCTGAACATCGGTGTTGCTGTCATCTTTATAAAGGGGGCGGAAGTAGGCCATCGTGGCGATTTAAGCTATGTTGGCTGGGCAGGTGCATTAGTGCTGTTTGCCGGTCTTTTTGACATGCTTGACGGCCAGGTAGCCCGTCTGGGAAATATGAGCTCCCGTTTTGGGGCTTTATATGATTCGGTTCTTGACAGGTACAGCGAGATGGTTTTGTTTCTGGGTATTTGTTATTACCTGGTTGCGCATCACTATTTTTTCAGTTCGCTGTTTGCGTTTATTGCCATGATAGGATCTATTATGGTAAGTTATACAAGGGCGAGGGCTGAAGGTCTGGGGATAGAATGCAAGGATGGTTTTATGCAAAGGCCTGAGCGGGTTATTCTTATCGGTATTACTGCTATTGCCTGTGGCGTTACTGCTTATTATATTGGTGGTGATTATAAACTTTATATAAAGGGTTTCCGTTATCATGTATTTGAGACCATGTCCGTTTTCACGTTGCCTTTAACTTTTATGGCCATTATGACGAATATAACGGCTATCGGGAGATTGCGTGGGGCAAAAAAGACGATGGAATTAAAGGAAGCGCTTGAAAAAGAAGAGCAGCAAAAGGCAAAAGTGTCTGTGATAGGTAATGTAAACAAGGTGCTGGTGTTTTTGTTTGTAAGCTTGTTTGCCTGGAATGCCCGGGCAGCGGCTACGGAGCCACAGGATACATTTCCTACTCCACCGCGGGGCGCAGACCACCTGTTTTATCTTCAGCGGACACCCAATGCCAATACCATCATGTATGAGTTGAATTATAAAGATGGTGTGCTGGATGCCGATGAGCCTATTAAGGTATTCTGGATCCGTTATACAGAGAAGCGGCAAAAGCAGGATCTTTCGTTTATTCAGCGGAAGTTTGCCTATGGCTTAAAATCCAAGGCGTTGGGTAACGGGAAATATGAGCTGCATTTTGTATCGTATAAGAAGATGCCTTTGTACCTGGAGCGATCGGCTGTTGACAAACATTATCATGTTTATGCCACGGTTAACAACAAGTATATGCGTATTGGCCGGATCTTTATTTATATCAATGGTGGCAGCATGTTTTCTCCCAATATAGAGTATGTAGAAATAAAAGGTTCGGACCCTGTTAGCGGTAAAGAAATGGTGGAACGCATTAAAATTTAG
- a CDS encoding TonB-dependent receptor plug domain-containing protein codes for MKYIYSMLLALCCVVFACAQPADSSSKHRNLEEVTVTGSQRVTHVDNVIDIRQIPMPALVIDRKAIEAMGSRRLDELLREQTGMAVVSNLGAGNRSVGLQMQGFSAEYITILLDGQPMAGRSSGNFDLSRVTLSQVERIEIVKGASSSLFGSEALGGVVNIITRQQVSQTQALANVLYGSFHSLDATVEAETSFSDRKGTAFVSANYYKTDGFNTDPLYLKDGKTVPPYNSLTLQGRGRYQLGARHTLHTSIRYSGRHSEMVHNYGRGSVSKDVLDENDFNGMLALNSQLNGNTRVVSRYYFTHYGSRQDVTDVVSGDVLQRNNFLEQVHRGEVQFAHDVTTHDLKFIGGAGGEYLRTSNFDDKAAGGSMANYFVYVQGNWKPYTGFNVIAGARYSGNNRYGGKLTPSIGVNYSPASWITIKASAGQGFKSPTYRQMYQVFTNFVYGYTIVGSNIIQQGIRDLEKAGVVQEIWPAAATVSNLKAETSTSYNGGFTITPVSHLELGVSGFYNSIHNMIYSRQIGIKTNSGRIESYFNIDRAYTSGLEASVRYTPLAGLLVSAGYQFLYAKDRGVIDSIEAGVSPYNQLRAVGGVVRATSKDYFGLPDRSRHMVNLQVFYEYKPWGVNLSLRSSYRSRYGFMDQDDNRYIDPYDVFVRGYALFHFSAQKKLAGERLTVQFSVENIGDYTDRLMPAQPGRMFMAGLAWRCFAQKNKPGLQ; via the coding sequence ATGAAATATATTTATAGCATGCTGTTGGCTTTGTGTTGTGTAGTGTTTGCCTGTGCACAACCGGCTGATAGCAGCAGTAAACATAGGAATCTGGAGGAGGTTACGGTAACCGGAAGCCAACGTGTGACCCACGTTGATAATGTCATTGACATAAGGCAGATTCCTATGCCTGCGTTGGTAATAGACAGAAAAGCGATTGAGGCGATGGGAAGCCGGCGTCTTGATGAGTTGTTGCGGGAGCAGACGGGAATGGCTGTAGTGAGTAACCTGGGGGCAGGCAACCGTTCGGTTGGACTTCAAATGCAGGGATTTAGCGCTGAATACATTACTATTCTGCTCGATGGGCAGCCTATGGCGGGCAGGAGCAGTGGCAATTTTGATCTTTCGCGGGTTACATTATCACAGGTGGAGCGTATTGAAATTGTAAAAGGGGCATCATCGAGTTTGTTTGGGAGCGAGGCGCTGGGCGGGGTGGTAAACATTATTACGCGGCAGCAGGTAAGCCAGACGCAGGCGCTGGCCAATGTATTATATGGCAGCTTTCATTCGCTGGATGCTACCGTTGAGGCGGAAACTTCTTTCAGCGACCGGAAGGGTACAGCCTTTGTTTCGGCTAATTATTATAAGACTGACGGGTTTAATACCGATCCGCTGTATCTGAAAGATGGTAAAACGGTGCCTCCTTATAACAGTCTGACGTTACAAGGAAGGGGGAGGTACCAGTTAGGGGCGCGGCATACTTTACACACCAGCATCCGGTATTCGGGGCGTCATTCTGAAATGGTTCATAATTATGGCCGTGGTTCCGTTTCGAAAGACGTTCTCGATGAAAATGATTTTAATGGTATGCTGGCGTTGAATAGTCAGCTTAATGGGAATACGCGGGTAGTGAGCCGTTATTATTTTACTCATTATGGTTCCAGGCAGGACGTAACTGATGTGGTAAGTGGCGATGTATTGCAGCGCAATAATTTTTTGGAGCAGGTTCATAGGGGCGAAGTACAATTTGCACATGATGTAACGACTCATGATCTGAAGTTTATTGGCGGCGCTGGTGGAGAGTATTTGCGGACAAGCAATTTTGATGATAAAGCTGCCGGGGGCAGTATGGCAAATTATTTTGTTTATGTTCAGGGCAACTGGAAGCCATATACCGGTTTTAATGTTATTGCGGGGGCCAGGTATAGCGGCAACAACAGATACGGAGGTAAGCTGACGCCAAGCATAGGGGTTAACTATAGCCCGGCGTCATGGATCACGATAAAGGCTTCGGCTGGTCAAGGTTTCAAATCTCCTACTTACCGGCAGATGTACCAGGTGTTTACCAATTTTGTGTATGGCTATACTATTGTTGGTTCAAATATTATTCAGCAGGGTATCCGCGACCTGGAAAAGGCAGGTGTGGTACAGGAGATATGGCCTGCAGCTGCTACGGTATCTAACCTGAAGGCTGAAACTTCTACTTCGTATAATGGCGGCTTTACTATTACGCCGGTTTCGCATCTGGAACTGGGGGTGAGCGGTTTTTACAACAGTATTCATAACATGATCTATTCGCGGCAGATTGGTATAAAGACCAATTCGGGGCGTATTGAATCCTATTTTAACATCGACCGGGCTTATACCAGCGGGCTGGAGGCCAGTGTGCGTTATACACCGCTTGCAGGGTTATTGGTTTCGGCAGGTTACCAGTTCTTGTATGCGAAGGACAGGGGTGTCATTGATTCAATAGAAGCGGGTGTTAGTCCCTACAACCAGTTGCGTGCGGTAGGAGGGGTAGTGCGGGCTACTTCGAAAGACTATTTTGGGCTACCGGATCGTAGCAGGCACATGGTAAACCTGCAGGTATTTTATGAGTATAAGCCGTGGGGAGTAAACCTTTCGCTTCGCAGCAGTTACCGAAGCAGGTATGGGTTTATGGACCAGGATGATAACAGGTATATCGATCCGTATGATGTATTTGTGCGTGGCTATGCGTTGTTTCATTTTTCTGCGCAAAAAAAGCTGGCGGGCGAGCGGCTGACGGTGCAGTTTTCTGTAGAGAATATTGGCGATTACACCGACCGGTTAATGCCGGCGCAGCCGGGACGCATGTTTATGGCAGGACTGGCGTGGCGGTGTTTTGCCCAAAAGAATAAACCTGGACTACAATAA
- a CDS encoding HmuY family protein has product MIRHISCVLRPLLFTCVGILLLVACKKDDVAPSLEDGKSTVVKDLAGDTLASIGDPPAGSVKEKRSFQLFTFRLSDRKQQFVKDAADSAAYLKNADWDLAFTNEYNSLVAINNGTATGTPGYGGPGQGAMVVIEKYYDQVTEAPSDEVFNGSGITAAGWDAGNGNGWYFYSRQNHICVPIKGRTFVIRTAAGLYAKLELVNIYLGNPPQVTNLFWPAPYLTFRYYVAEDGSRNLSTR; this is encoded by the coding sequence ATGATAAGACATATTTCATGTGTGCTAAGACCTCTATTATTTACATGCGTTGGTATATTGTTACTGGTAGCCTGTAAAAAGGATGATGTGGCTCCTTCGCTGGAGGACGGGAAAAGTACCGTTGTCAAGGACCTGGCGGGTGATACACTTGCTTCTATAGGAGATCCTCCGGCGGGCTCTGTAAAGGAGAAGCGGTCCTTTCAGTTATTCACTTTTCGACTTAGCGACCGGAAGCAGCAGTTTGTAAAAGATGCTGCCGATTCTGCTGCTTACCTGAAAAATGCCGACTGGGACCTGGCTTTTACCAATGAATATAATTCGCTGGTTGCTATTAACAACGGAACTGCGACGGGGACTCCTGGTTATGGTGGTCCGGGCCAGGGGGCAATGGTTGTTATTGAAAAATATTATGACCAGGTAACTGAGGCGCCTTCTGACGAGGTATTTAATGGGAGTGGTATCACTGCTGCGGGATGGGATGCCGGTAATGGTAATGGCTGGTATTTCTATTCCCGTCAGAACCACATTTGCGTGCCTATTAAGGGAAGGACGTTTGTAATACGCACTGCGGCAGGTTTATATGCCAAACTGGAACTGGTGAACATTTATCTTGGAAATCCTCCGCAGGTAACCAATTTATTCTGGCCGGCACCCTATTTAACTTTCAGATACTATGTAGCTGAAGATGGCAGCAGGAATTTATCGACCAGATAA
- a CDS encoding DUF5686 family protein yields MERVSKLRLGIVMLLLMAFQWATGQEVTVSGIVRDASTKLPVQNVSVYFTGAEGMITGTDGRYTISSDARVGFIEFSIVGYKTVKRRLPEGTKLVIDVELTPFPAALNNVTVTTKKRAKYRNKDNPAVELIRQVIAHKDSNRIKAYESVSYEKYEKVLVSLNKISKKITDNKLIRRYNFVFDNKDSSKLQGSVVTPVFLEETLSDYYYRKDPKAEKSIVKGNKKVDFGEFVDMVGVSSYLNRLYEDINIYDNNISVLTNQFLSPIADMAPTFYMFYIRDTVELDGEKLVKMYFTPRNPDDLLFRGTMYITLDGKYGIQQIDMFISARANINFVRQLKINQEFERNAEKRYYLTKSSMIVDFGLNPKGGGIFGERSVSFKNFKFNEPIADTVFRGPANVILADADQHVDSFWTNVRHDTLTAAESKVYANIDSLRRMKSFRRLMDWGTFALAGYKQAGPIEVGPANTFYSFNPVEGFRLRAGFRTTPRLSKRYYFETYGAYGFKDERWKYFVSGTYSINNKSIYHYPFHYVRASFQRETKIPGQELQFVQEDNLLLSFKRGNNDKWLYNDIFRFNYVREFGDHISYDFGFKRWKQEPAGAISYIKPLAGGGLEKINDLTTTELSAEFRWAPHEQYYQGKLYRIPIINKYPIFTLRYIAGIKGLWGGEYTYHTVNLRAEKRFYVSQLGYTDVAVEGGKLYGKVPFPLLSIPRANQSYSLQLASFNLMNFMEFVNDQYASLMVDHYFNGFIFNKIPLLKKLKWREVIEGKLLYGTLRDENNPDKNGEQMKFPTTNGVVSTFAMEKTPYFEAGVGIANIFKLVRVDFIKRFTYLDHPEIAKWGIRARVKFDF; encoded by the coding sequence ATGGAACGGGTAAGCAAGCTTAGATTGGGTATAGTGATGCTATTGCTCATGGCTTTTCAATGGGCAACGGGACAGGAGGTTACTGTGTCGGGCATTGTACGAGATGCATCGACCAAGCTGCCTGTACAGAATGTTAGCGTTTACTTTACCGGTGCAGAGGGTATGATCACAGGCACTGACGGGCGTTATACAATTTCTTCAGATGCGAGGGTGGGATTTATTGAATTTTCTATCGTTGGGTATAAGACGGTAAAACGTCGTTTGCCGGAAGGTACGAAACTGGTTATTGACGTAGAGCTGACGCCTTTTCCGGCTGCGCTCAATAATGTAACGGTGACCACAAAAAAAAGGGCGAAATACAGGAATAAGGATAATCCTGCTGTGGAGTTGATCAGGCAGGTGATTGCTCATAAAGATTCTAACCGTATTAAAGCTTACGAGTCGGTTTCGTATGAGAAATATGAAAAGGTCCTGGTTTCTCTGAATAAGATCTCTAAAAAAATCACTGATAATAAGCTGATAAGGCGTTACAATTTTGTGTTTGATAATAAAGATTCCTCGAAGCTGCAAGGTTCTGTTGTGACGCCTGTTTTCCTGGAGGAGACCTTATCGGATTACTATTACCGTAAGGACCCGAAAGCGGAGAAGTCGATTGTGAAGGGCAACAAGAAAGTGGATTTCGGTGAATTTGTTGATATGGTTGGGGTGAGCAGCTATCTGAATCGTTTATACGAGGATATCAATATTTATGATAACAATATCTCGGTGCTCACCAACCAGTTCCTAAGTCCTATTGCCGATATGGCGCCTACCTTTTATATGTTCTATATCAGGGATACGGTTGAGCTTGACGGTGAGAAGCTGGTAAAGATGTATTTCACGCCACGTAATCCTGATGATCTGCTGTTTCGTGGCACGATGTATATTACGCTTGACGGAAAATATGGTATACAGCAGATTGATATGTTTATCAGTGCCAGGGCCAATATCAACTTTGTACGTCAGCTGAAGATCAACCAGGAGTTTGAAAGGAATGCCGAGAAGCGGTATTATCTTACCAAGAGTAGCATGATAGTAGACTTTGGTTTGAATCCTAAAGGTGGTGGTATCTTTGGTGAGCGTTCTGTTTCTTTTAAGAATTTTAAATTCAATGAACCTATTGCCGATACTGTTTTCCGTGGCCCTGCGAATGTTATTCTTGCAGACGCTGATCAGCACGTGGATAGTTTCTGGACCAATGTAAGGCATGATACGCTTACTGCTGCGGAGTCTAAAGTTTATGCCAATATAGACAGTTTGCGCAGGATGAAGTCTTTCAGGCGGTTAATGGATTGGGGTACTTTTGCTTTGGCTGGGTATAAGCAGGCTGGTCCTATAGAAGTTGGGCCCGCCAATACTTTTTATAGTTTCAACCCTGTGGAGGGGTTCAGGCTCCGTGCCGGATTCAGGACGACCCCGAGGCTGAGCAAACGTTATTATTTTGAAACTTATGGGGCTTATGGTTTTAAGGATGAGCGATGGAAGTATTTTGTGAGCGGCACTTATTCTATCAATAATAAGTCTATTTACCATTACCCGTTTCATTATGTAAGGGCCAGTTTCCAACGTGAGACTAAAATTCCTGGCCAGGAGTTGCAGTTTGTGCAGGAGGATAACCTTTTATTGTCATTCAAGCGGGGTAATAACGATAAATGGTTGTATAACGATATTTTCCGTTTTAATTATGTGCGGGAATTTGGTGATCATATTTCTTACGACTTTGGCTTTAAGCGTTGGAAACAGGAACCTGCCGGTGCTATTTCCTATATTAAGCCGTTGGCTGGCGGAGGCCTTGAAAAGATAAATGATCTTACTACTACAGAGTTAAGCGCTGAGTTTCGCTGGGCTCCCCATGAACAGTATTATCAAGGCAAACTTTATCGTATTCCCATTATTAACAAGTATCCGATTTTTACGCTTCGTTATATAGCTGGAATTAAAGGGCTTTGGGGTGGTGAATACACTTATCACACCGTCAACCTTCGTGCGGAGAAGCGTTTTTATGTGTCGCAGCTGGGATATACCGACGTAGCGGTTGAAGGTGGTAAGCTGTATGGAAAGGTTCCTTTCCCATTACTTTCCATTCCGAGGGCTAACCAGAGTTATTCGTTACAACTGGCTTCTTTCAACCTCATGAACTTTATGGAGTTTGTGAATGACCAGTATGCATCGCTGATGGTGGATCATTATTTTAATGGCTTCATTTTCAATAAAATACCGTTGTTGAAGAAGCTGAAATGGCGTGAGGTTATTGAGGGGAAATTGCTTTATGGTACTTTGAGGGATGAAAATAACCCGGATAAAAACGGGGAGCAAATGAAATTTCCTACAACTAACGGCGTAGTATCTACATTTGCAATGGAAAAAACGCCTTATTTCGAAGCCGGTGTAGGTATTGCGAATATTTTTAAACTTGTGCGGGTAGATTTTATAAAGCGTTTTACTTACCTGGATCATCCTGAAATTGCCAAGTGGGGAATAAGGGCCCGGGTGAAATTTGATTTTTAA